The Janthinobacterium lividum genome has a window encoding:
- a CDS encoding 3',5'-nucleoside bisphosphate phosphatase: protein MLKVDLHCHSNISDGVLAPAAVAAYAHRAGVDVWALTDHDEVSGVAAARAAALDLGMRFVAGVEISITWAGETVHIVGLQVDENNPGLVQGLHQTRSGRDARGREIARQLDLAGIPDAYEGALKFVGNPDLMSRTHFARYIVDMGKCANIPDVFKKYLSEGKPGYVEHRWATLAEAVGWIRGAGGVAVIAHPGRYRFSDMAQGVLFDEFKQLGGVAIEVVTGSHSPDQYPEYAQLANAYGFLASRGTDFHAPGESRVDFAKLPPLPANVTPIWHDWF from the coding sequence ATGCTTAAAGTCGACCTGCATTGTCATTCGAATATTTCCGACGGCGTCCTCGCGCCTGCCGCCGTGGCTGCGTACGCTCACCGCGCTGGCGTCGACGTGTGGGCGCTGACGGACCACGATGAAGTGTCCGGTGTCGCCGCCGCGCGCGCGGCCGCGCTGGATCTGGGCATGCGTTTCGTGGCCGGCGTGGAAATTTCCATCACCTGGGCCGGCGAAACCGTGCACATCGTGGGCTTGCAAGTCGATGAAAACAATCCGGGTCTCGTGCAGGGCTTGCACCAGACGCGCTCCGGGCGCGACGCGCGCGGCCGCGAAATCGCCCGCCAGCTGGACCTGGCCGGCATCCCCGATGCCTATGAAGGGGCCTTGAAATTTGTCGGCAACCCGGACCTGATGTCGCGCACGCACTTTGCCCGCTACATCGTGGACATGGGGAAGTGCGCGAATATCCCCGACGTGTTCAAGAAATACCTGTCGGAAGGCAAGCCTGGCTACGTCGAGCACCGCTGGGCCACCCTGGCCGAAGCCGTGGGCTGGATACGCGGCGCGGGCGGCGTGGCCGTCATCGCCCATCCGGGCCGCTACCGCTTCAGCGACATGGCGCAAGGCGTGCTCTTCGATGAATTCAAGCAGCTCGGTGGCGTGGCCATCGAAGTCGTCACGGGCAGCCACAGTCCGGACCAGTATCCGGAATACGCGCAACTGGCCAACGCCTACGGCTTCCTCGCCTCGCGCGGCACGGATTTCCATGCGCCGGGCGAATCGCGCGTGGATTTTGCCAAGCTGCCGCCGTTGCCTGCCAACGTGACCCCGATCTGGCACGACTGGTTTTAA
- a CDS encoding gamma carbonic anhydrase family protein: MTLYQLGADAPQIDASAFVADTANVIGKVTLEANTSVWFGATIRGDNERITVGANSNVQEGAVLHTDPGYPLDIGQNVTIGHQAMLHGCTIGDGALIGIQAVILNGAKIGKGCLVGAGALVTEGKEFPDNMLILGSPAKAVRALTADDITRLQGNAVNYVQRGLLFNTQLKKIG, encoded by the coding sequence ATGACACTCTACCAATTGGGCGCCGATGCGCCGCAGATTGATGCTTCCGCTTTTGTTGCCGACACGGCCAATGTGATCGGCAAGGTGACCCTGGAAGCGAATACGTCAGTATGGTTCGGCGCCACCATTCGCGGCGACAACGAACGCATCACCGTGGGCGCCAACAGCAATGTGCAGGAAGGCGCCGTGCTGCATACGGACCCAGGCTACCCGCTGGACATTGGCCAGAACGTTACCATCGGCCACCAGGCGATGTTGCATGGCTGCACGATCGGCGATGGCGCTCTGATCGGCATCCAGGCCGTGATCCTGAACGGCGCGAAGATCGGCAAAGGGTGTCTGGTCGGCGCGGGCGCACTGGTCACGGAAGGCAAGGAATTCCCCGACAATATGCTGATCCTCGGCTCACCGGCGAAAGCCGTGCGGGCCCTGACGGCAGACGATATCACCAGGCTACAAGGCAACGCCGTGAACTATGTGCAACGCGGCCTGCTATTTAATACGCAACTCAAGAAGATTGGATAA
- the htpX gene encoding protease HtpX, with protein MKRIVLFIATNLAVMLVLSLVLSLLGVGNPARGSTLNLGSLLVFSLVVGFTGSIFSLLISKPMAKWSTGARVIDNPTSSTELWLVNTVRALSERAGIGMPEVAVYDGDANAFATGAFKNSALVAVSTGLLQSMNRDEVEAVLGHEIAHVANGDMVTLTLIQGVVNTFVVFMARVVGFFVDNVLLKNNNREGGGRGIGYFVTVMVCEVIFGLLASIIVAWFSRQREFRADAGSAKLLGSPTPMMHALARLGGVPPGELPQSMQALGISGGNGGWGALFATHPPLEQRIAALRGVQ; from the coding sequence ATGAAACGTATCGTCCTTTTCATTGCAACCAATCTGGCCGTGATGCTGGTGCTGTCGCTCGTGCTCAGTTTGCTGGGCGTGGGCAATCCGGCGCGCGGCAGCACGCTGAACCTGGGCAGCCTGCTGGTGTTTTCGCTGGTGGTGGGTTTCACGGGTTCGATCTTTTCCCTGTTGATCAGCAAGCCTATGGCCAAGTGGAGCACGGGCGCGCGCGTCATCGATAACCCTACTTCCTCGACCGAATTGTGGCTGGTCAATACCGTGCGCGCGCTGTCCGAGCGGGCCGGCATCGGCATGCCGGAAGTGGCTGTCTACGACGGTGACGCGAATGCCTTTGCCACGGGCGCGTTCAAAAATTCGGCGCTGGTGGCTGTTTCCACGGGCCTGCTGCAAAGCATGAACCGCGATGAAGTCGAAGCCGTGCTGGGCCATGAAATCGCCCACGTCGCGAATGGCGACATGGTCACCTTGACCCTGATCCAGGGCGTGGTGAATACCTTCGTCGTCTTCATGGCCAGGGTGGTAGGTTTCTTTGTCGACAATGTGCTGCTGAAGAATAACAACCGCGAAGGCGGCGGACGCGGCATCGGCTATTTCGTCACCGTCATGGTGTGCGAAGTGATCTTCGGCCTGCTCGCCTCCATCATCGTGGCCTGGTTCTCGCGCCAGCGCGAATTCCGTGCCGATGCCGGTTCAGCCAAGCTCCTGGGCAGCCCGACGCCGATGATGCATGCGCTGGCCCGCCTGGGCGGCGTGCCGCCGGGCGAACTGCCACAATCGATGCAGGCGCTGGGCATCAGCGGCGGCAATGGCGGCTGGGGCGCACTGTTCGCCACCCATCCGCCGCTCGAACAACGTATTGCCGCGCTGCGCGGCGTACAATAA
- a CDS encoding alpha/beta hydrolase has translation MKLSRLEFINIRGARTHVRHWGREGAPILFMVHGWMDVAASFQFVVDELAGDWHVIAPDWRGFGLSEYTQSDTYWFPDYLADLDAMLLHYSPDSPVNLLGHSMGANVAGLYAGVRPERISRFINLEGFGMMATKPEQAPGRYAKWLDELREPPAMRSYPSQRAVAERLQKTNPRLPDDRAAFLAEHWSAQNEADEWDIMGDPQHKRVNPILYQVEEVMACWRRITAPVLWVEADDTNMWQWMGPKEEARIEIDRRLACIKDVHCEMMLDAGHMLHHDQPQALARLVEAFLA, from the coding sequence ATGAAACTTTCCCGTCTCGAATTCATCAACATCCGCGGCGCACGCACGCATGTGCGCCACTGGGGCCGCGAAGGGGCGCCCATCCTGTTCATGGTGCACGGCTGGATGGACGTGGCCGCCTCGTTCCAGTTCGTCGTCGACGAGTTAGCTGGCGACTGGCACGTGATTGCACCCGACTGGCGCGGCTTTGGCCTCAGCGAGTACACACAATCGGACACCTACTGGTTCCCCGACTACCTGGCCGACCTGGATGCCATGCTGCTGCACTATTCGCCGGACTCTCCCGTCAACTTGCTGGGCCACAGCATGGGCGCCAACGTGGCCGGCCTGTACGCGGGCGTGCGGCCCGAGCGCATCAGCCGTTTCATCAACCTGGAAGGCTTCGGCATGATGGCGACCAAGCCGGAGCAGGCGCCGGGCCGCTACGCCAAGTGGCTCGATGAATTGCGCGAGCCGCCCGCCATGCGCAGCTATCCTTCGCAGCGCGCCGTGGCCGAGCGCCTGCAAAAGACCAATCCCCGCTTGCCGGACGACCGTGCGGCGTTTCTGGCCGAACACTGGTCGGCGCAGAACGAGGCGGACGAGTGGGACATCATGGGCGACCCGCAGCACAAGAGGGTCAATCCCATCCTGTACCAGGTGGAAGAAGTGATGGCGTGCTGGCGCCGCATCACGGCGCCCGTGCTGTGGGTGGAAGCCGATGACACGAATATGTGGCAATGGATGGGGCCGAAGGAAGAGGCAAGGATTGAAATCGACCGGCGTTTGGCCTGCATCAAGGACGTGCACTGCGAGATGATGCTGGACGCGGGCCACATGTTGCATCATGACCAGCCCCAAGCACTGGCACGGCTGGTGGAAGCCTTTTTGGCCTGA